A DNA window from Pogona vitticeps strain Pit_001003342236 chromosome 2, PviZW2.1, whole genome shotgun sequence contains the following coding sequences:
- the LOC110088029 gene encoding uncharacterized protein LOC110088029, which produces MQDNYENVISLAEEIAISWPRITAFAESHRRRGLVPVSFPRSQELLDSLVVPAEDGLICNNENGNEEEEEGGKEVVTQQDGGGGGGGDDEDGGGITVEKVNIQQDPPPQKSPETPTSEQKAMNKVLDKLISDEQLRKPLGKKQSKWGSPHGFKKFSTRNHHGLLGQAGRCHDCGKGYGFGKRSRLHGSSGVEKPYKCNECGKCFRLNSTLVTHQRRHTSTKPYRCAECGKSFSVGSAFIQHQRTHVGKKSSASPARPCECNVCGKSFGLPAHLIKHQKQHLEEKPYKCDACGKGFNWNSHLERHRRIHTGEKPYVCEDCGRAFAWSSHLDRHRRTHFGSTPAAAPCKRCSAGATPPASKASTKPYQCNDCGKGFSKNAALSKHRRAHHAAEKPYVCKDCGKSFGLNGALLQHRRTRHPDDSAKPYACDDCGKSFAWSSHLDRHQRIHAGEKPYHCEDCGKGFSQSSHLERHQRVHRSAEHPPCRCTECSFAGPRRKRRCRALLPCKCSNCGKSFLWRRPACSECGRGGGEGVRHQGTQTGEKPYSCIDCGKSFAQNSALSKHRRMHTGEKPYKCSECGKSFSVRSNLLKHQRTHLGEKPYKCGDCGKGFIQKSDLTKHRRMHTGEKPYRCDACGKCFSVSSNLIKHQRIHLGEKPYACGECGKAFIQRSELTIHQRTHTGEKPYKCSTCGKCFSRSSHLNRHQRTHGNDKASVAAVPPAALLAAKPAPPLPGSAFPASFGSPGSLPMLPSFPSSPSPLPIPSLDLPWALSFPSRGFPHASFPSPAPSGAQASSLIN; this is translated from the coding sequence TTTCCTTTCCCAGATCGCAGGAGTTACTGGATTCTCTTGTTGTTCCAGCAGAAGATGGACTAATATGTAATAATGAAAAtggaaatgaggaggaggaagaaggagggaaggaggtggTGACACAgcaggatggaggaggaggaggaggaggagatgatgaggATGGAGGTGGCATCACAGTTGAGAAGGTGAATATTCAGCAAGATCCACCGCCACAAAAGTCTCCAGAGACGCCCACGTCAGAACAGAAGGCCATGAATAAAGTCCTAGACAAGCTCATCTCAGATGAACAGCTCAGGAAGCCCCTGGGGAAGAAGCAAAGTAAGTGGGGGAGTCCCCATGGCTTCAAGAAGTTCTCCACTCGCAACCACCATGGTCTACTCGGTCAGGCTGGCCGTTGCCATGATTGTGGCAAGGGATATGGCTTTGGCAAGCGCTCCCGGCTGCACGGCAGCAGTGGCGTCGAGAAGCCTTACAAGTGCAatgaatgtgggaagtgcttccgGCTCAACTCCACTCTGGTGACCCACCAGCGACGTCATACCAGCACGAAGCCTTATCGTTGtgcggaatgtggaaagagcttcagcgtTGGCTCGGCCTTCATCCAGCACCAGCGCACCCACGTGGGCAAGAAGAGCAGCGCGAGCCCAGCTCGGCCCTGTGAATGCAATGTCTGCGGCAAAAGTTTTGGCCTCCCCGCCCACCTCATTAAGCACCAAAAGCAGCACCTGGAAGAGAAGCCCTATAAATGTGATGCCTGTGGCAAGGGTTTCAACTGGAACTCTCACCTGGAGCGCCACCGGCGcatccacaccggggagaagcccTACGTCTGTGAGGACTGTGGCCGTGCTTTTGCCTGGAGTTCTCACCTGGACCGTCACCGGCGAACACACTTTGGCAGCACGCCAGCAGCCGCTCCGTGCAAGCGCTGCTCAGCTGGGGCGACCCCACCGGCCAGCAAAGCCAGCACCAAACCCTACCAGTGCAACGACTGCGGCAAAGGGTTCAGCAAGAATGCCGCCCTGTCCAAGCACAGGCGTGCTCACCACGCTGCGGAGAAACCGTACGTCTGCAAAGACTGTGGCAAGAGCTTCGGGCTGAATGGAGCTTTGCTGCAGCACCGGCGGACGCGCCACCCGGACGATTCGGCCAAACCGTATGCCTGTGACGACTGTGGCAAGAGTTTTGCCTGGAGCTCTCACCTGGACCGGCACCAGCGCATCCACGCTGGGGAGAAGCCTTACCATTGCGAGGATTGCGGCAAGGGCTTCTCACAGAGCTCTCACTTGGAGCGGCACCAGCGCGTGCACCGGAGTGCCGAGCACCCACCCTGCCGCTGTACAGAGTGCAGCTTCGCAGGGCCCCGGAGGAAGCGCCGGTGCAGGGCCTTGCTACCTTGCAAATGCAGCAACTGCGGCAAGAGCTTCCTGTGGAGGCGCCCGGCCTGCAGTGAGTGCGggagggggggtggggagggggtgcgCCACCAAGGCACGCAAACGGGAGAGAAGCCCTACTCCTGTATAGACTGCGGCAAATCGTTTGCCCAGAACTCGGCCCTGTCCAAGCACCGGCGCATGCACACCGGGGAGAAGCCCTACAAATGCAgcgagtgtgggaaaagcttcagcgtGCGCTCCAACCTGCTGAAGCACCAGCGCACCCACCTGGGGGAGAAGCCCTACAAGTGCGGTGACTGCGGGAAAGGTTTCATCCAGAAGTCGGACCTCACCAAGCACCGGCGCatgcacacaggggagaagccctaccGCTGCGACGCGTGCGGCAAGTGCTTCAGCGTCAGCTCCAACCTCATTAAGCACCAGCGCATCCACCTGGGGGAGAAGCCCTATGCCTGTGGGGAGTGTGGCAAGGCCTTCATCCAGCGCTCGGAGCTCACCATCCACCAGCgcacccacacgggggagaagccctacaaGTGCAGCACCTGCGGCAAATGCTTCAGCCGCAGCTCCCACCTCAACCGCCACCAGCGCACGCACGGCAACGACAAGGCCTCCGTGGCAGCCGTGCCCCCGGCCGCCTTGCTGGCTGCCAAACCGGCCCCTCCTCTGCCTGGCTCTGCCTTCCCAGCCTCTTTCGGCTCCCCCGGTTCCCTCCCGatgctcccttccttcccttcttccccatCACCCCTACCCATCCCATCTTTGGACCTGCCTTGGGCCCTGTCTTTCCCATCTCGAGGTTTCCCCCATGcgtccttcccttctcctgctcCGTCTGGGGCCCAGGCTTCTTCTTTAATAAACTAG